The Blastococcus sp. HT6-4 genome window below encodes:
- the fliF gene encoding flagellar basal-body MS-ring/collar protein FliF — protein sequence MNPAVAGTLERARSTFDTISLGQKVVIGLMLAGLTLGGFVFYSWITTPTQAPLFSNLAASDASAIVDELDAAGVSYELSDGGGTILVAKDAVYDLRLDMSGKGLPAGKDTGYALLDEQGITTSEFQQQVTYQRALEGELANTLESLAGVNSAVVHVALPEDEVFVSEKAQPTASVLLDLAPGTALSGEQILAVTNLVSSSIRDMSPDQVTVADASGRVLSSPGQGVSAAAGDARSQVEQEYEDRLATKAQAMLDQVLGPNRSVVSVRAEVDLAKRNTTSETYDFDEGTPPLSEQHTTETYEGGGAPVGGILGPENMPDAAENAGAGESNYEKDSWTANNAVGKTVEVVEGAPGDLKRLTVSVVMDDAVAGNLNQQQMTNLMTNAVGLDPARGDDIAIAAMPFDDAAAENAAAAMEAAREAEAAEQMWSMIRTGGIAAGIALVVLIVWLRSRRREEEIEDDYEPLELDADMLAELDRLRVASTRQEVAPDNAALELEAVERARVRGEISTMVSERPDEVAAMLRGWLSETKP from the coding sequence ATGAATCCGGCCGTCGCCGGGACGCTGGAGCGTGCCCGCTCCACGTTCGACACGATCAGCCTGGGGCAGAAGGTCGTCATCGGCCTGATGCTCGCCGGGCTGACGCTCGGCGGTTTCGTCTTCTACAGCTGGATCACCACGCCGACCCAGGCGCCGCTGTTCTCCAACCTGGCGGCCAGTGACGCGTCGGCGATCGTCGACGAGCTCGACGCGGCCGGGGTGTCCTACGAGCTGTCCGACGGCGGCGGCACGATCCTGGTGGCCAAGGACGCGGTCTACGACCTGCGCCTGGACATGAGCGGCAAGGGCCTGCCCGCCGGCAAGGACACCGGCTACGCGCTGCTCGACGAGCAGGGCATCACCACCAGCGAGTTCCAGCAGCAGGTCACCTACCAGCGGGCGCTGGAGGGCGAGCTGGCGAACACCCTGGAGTCGCTCGCCGGCGTCAACTCCGCCGTCGTGCACGTCGCCCTGCCCGAGGACGAGGTCTTCGTCAGCGAGAAGGCCCAGCCGACGGCGTCGGTGCTGCTCGACCTGGCGCCCGGCACCGCGCTGTCCGGTGAGCAGATCCTGGCGGTGACCAACCTGGTCTCCTCCAGCATCCGTGACATGTCGCCCGACCAGGTCACCGTCGCGGACGCCAGCGGCCGGGTGCTCTCCTCCCCCGGGCAGGGCGTGAGCGCCGCGGCCGGCGACGCCCGCTCGCAGGTCGAGCAGGAGTACGAGGACCGGCTGGCCACCAAGGCGCAGGCGATGCTGGACCAGGTCCTCGGCCCGAACCGCTCCGTCGTGTCGGTGCGCGCGGAGGTCGACCTCGCGAAGCGCAACACCACCTCGGAGACCTACGACTTCGACGAGGGCACGCCGCCGCTCTCCGAGCAGCACACGACCGAGACGTACGAGGGCGGAGGCGCCCCGGTCGGCGGCATCCTCGGCCCGGAGAACATGCCCGACGCGGCGGAGAACGCCGGCGCGGGGGAATCGAACTACGAGAAGGACTCCTGGACGGCCAACAACGCCGTCGGGAAGACCGTCGAGGTGGTCGAGGGCGCCCCCGGCGACCTCAAGCGGCTGACCGTCTCCGTCGTCATGGACGACGCCGTCGCCGGCAACCTCAACCAGCAGCAGATGACGAACCTCATGACCAACGCCGTGGGCCTGGACCCGGCGCGCGGGGACGACATCGCCATCGCCGCCATGCCGTTCGACGACGCCGCCGCCGAGAACGCCGCCGCCGCGATGGAGGCCGCCCGCGAGGCCGAGGCCGCCGAGCAGATGTGGTCGATGATCCGCACCGGCGGGATCGCCGCGGGCATCGCGCTGGTCGTCCTCATCGTCTGGCTGCGCTCGCGCCGCCGCGAGGAGGAGATCGAGGACGACTACGAGCCGCTCGAGCTCGACGCGGACATGCTGGCCGAGCTGGACCGGCTGCGGGTGGCCAGCACCCGCCAGGAGGTCGCGCCCGACAACGCCGCCCTCGAGCTCGAGGCGGTGGAACGGGCCAGGGTCCGAGGGGAGATCTCCACGATGGTCAGCGAGCGTCCCGACGAGGTCGCGGCCATGCTGCGCGGCTGGCTGAGCGAGACGAAGCCATGA
- a CDS encoding flagellar hook-basal body complex protein FliE has product MTLPLSGIPPVGIGAASGVAGSLRGTVATEATDGFAAVLASTFDKLQATQSVTAELGVQAATGDLKDVHDYMIASAESGVATEMVVTIKNQAVAAFTEIMRMQI; this is encoded by the coding sequence ATGACTCTCCCGCTCAGCGGCATTCCGCCGGTCGGCATCGGCGCGGCCTCCGGCGTCGCCGGCAGCCTCCGCGGCACCGTCGCGACCGAGGCGACCGACGGCTTCGCCGCCGTCCTGGCCTCCACCTTCGACAAGCTCCAGGCCACCCAGTCGGTGACCGCGGAGCTGGGCGTGCAGGCCGCCACCGGTGACCTGAAGGACGTGCACGACTACATGATCGCCAGCGCTGAGTCCGGCGTGGCGACCGAGATGGTCGTGACGATCAAGAACCAGGCCGTCGCGGCCTTCACCGAGATCATGAGGATGCAGATCTGA
- the flgC gene encoding flagellar basal body rod protein FlgC: MSMFQALSISQSGLMTHRKWLDAAADNIANINTVRRTDEDAFQARLVVAQAVDYGTGEGGVRVARAEFGDPEGRLVYEPTHPLADADGYVKYPDIDLGDQMTSMMMAQRGYQANLAVVERATNAYQAALQLGKR; encoded by the coding sequence ATGAGCATGTTTCAGGCCCTGAGCATCTCGCAGTCCGGGCTGATGACGCACCGGAAGTGGCTCGACGCCGCCGCCGACAACATCGCCAACATCAACACGGTGCGGCGCACCGACGAGGACGCCTTCCAGGCGCGGCTCGTCGTGGCCCAGGCCGTGGACTACGGAACCGGCGAGGGCGGCGTGCGCGTGGCCCGCGCGGAGTTCGGCGACCCCGAGGGCCGCCTGGTCTACGAGCCCACGCACCCGCTGGCCGACGCCGACGGCTACGTCAAGTACCCCGACATCGACCTCGGCGACCAGATGACCTCCATGATGATGGCGCAGCGCGGCTACCAGGCGAACCTCGCCGTCGTCGAGCGGGCGACCAACGCCTACCAGGCCGCGCTGCAGCTCGGGAAGCGCTGA
- the flgB gene encoding flagellar basal body rod protein FlgB — protein sequence MIGDVGTPVLKAALAGLAQRQRVTADNIANVNTPGFLAGRTDFETSLRGAVRSGTTPVISGGTTARSLEPTNTNGNNVNLDAETVIATETGLRYQLALTALDGKYNSIRTALRTS from the coding sequence ATGATCGGCGACGTCGGCACGCCGGTCCTGAAGGCCGCGCTCGCCGGGCTCGCGCAGCGGCAGCGCGTCACCGCAGACAACATCGCGAACGTCAACACCCCCGGCTTCCTGGCCGGGCGGACGGACTTCGAGACGTCGCTGCGCGGGGCTGTCCGCAGCGGAACGACCCCAGTGATCTCCGGCGGTACCACCGCGCGCTCGCTCGAGCCGACCAACACCAACGGCAACAACGTCAACCTCGACGCGGAGACGGTCATCGCCACCGAGACGGGGCTGCGCTACCAACTGGCGCTCACCGCGCTCGACGGTAAGTACAACTCGATCCGCACGGCCCTGAGGACGTCCTAG